The genomic segment CTTCATTTGGtgtctattgttttttttttaggggttaaacattttgttttcttttgcttcgtTTTGTTATCATACGATCTCTTTCAGACAATGATCTTGTCACAAAAAGGATGCAATCAACGTGAGTTGCAGCTTATACTTGAGAACAAATTGAGTGTCGAAAAAAGTAtctatttttggattttccAAACAGTCGATAGATTTAGCCTGGTACTTAGTTAATTATTTGCTCTCCCTCCAGACAACTCTCTTGTGTTGCAAGCAACAAGTGTGAATTATGCAAATGGGAAGTTCATCTTTACCTCCGGGATTTAGATTTCATCCAACTGACGAAGAGCTCATAGGCTACTACTTGAGTAGAAAAGTAGAAGGCCTTGAGATTGAGCTCGAAGTCATTCCTGTTATCGAGTTATACAAATTTGATCCTTGGGAGTTACCAGGTActtataatgataaaaaaaacaatgttttgatTACCATAACTTAAGtcatttaattatgttttaatgttttagttttagataacttgtttaattttttatctttgttttatttttagataaatCATTTCTTCCCAATAGGGATTTGGAATGGTTTTTTTTCTGCCCAAAAGACAAAAAGTATCCAAACGGTTCTCGAACCAATAGAGCTACAAAGGCGGGTTATTGGAAAGCAACCGGTAAAGATCGGAAAATAACTTGTAAATCCTCATGTGTTATAATTGGATACCGGAAGACCTTAGTTTTCTATGAAGGTCGTGCCCCATTAGGAGAGAGAACTAATTGGTTTATGCATGAATATCGTTTATGCGATGATGATCTTTCACAAAAATCACTAAATTGCAAGGTAagatattatagtttttttttttcttgtttaccCAACTCATAATTTTCtcatttcaattaattaatgGAAAGAAACctacaaaaccatatatatgtttgacTTTCAGGGACCTTTTGTGATATGTCGCGTAACTAAGAAGAATGAACTCAAGACCAAttcaaaaagtttgaaaaataaaagtgaacaAGATATTGGTTCGGGTTACTCTAGCCTCGCAACTTCTCCTTGTCGCGATGAAGCGTCACAGTTTCAATCGTTCAAGCCTTCTGCTACTACAAACGACTCTTCTAGCATTTGGGTTTCTCCTGATTTCATCCTTGATTCGTCTAAGGTACCATCTATTATCTAAACCAAAATAGTTTTGTATACACTAAATNTCGGAAAATAACTTGTAAATCCTCATGTGTTATAATTGGATACCGGAAGACCTTAGTTTTCTATGAAGGTCGTGCCCCATTAGGAGAGAGAACTAATTGGTTTATGCATGAATATCGTTTATGCGATGATGATCTTTCACAAAAATCACTAAATTGCAAGGTAagatattatagtttttttttttcttgtttatccaACTCATAATTTTCtcatttcaattaattaatgGAAAGAAACctacaaaaccatatatatgtttgacTTTCAGGGACCTTTTGTGATATGTCGCGTAACTAAGAAGAATGAACTCAAGACCAAttcaaaaagtttgaaaaataaaagtgaacaAGATATTGGTTCGGGTTACTCTAGCCTCGCAACTTCTCCTTGTCGCGATGAAGCGTCACAGTTTCAATCGTTCAAGCCTTCTGCTACTACAAACGACTCTTCTAGCATTTGGGTTTCTCCTGATTTCATCCTTGATTCGTCTAAGGTACCATCTATTATCTAAACCAAAATAGTTTTGTATACACTAAATACTAATACGCATGCAATATATAGTGggctgatttgtgtttttggttttgtgatcTATAATGATAGGATTATCTTCAGATTCAGGAGGTTGCTTCCGAGTACTTTCCCAACTACAATATTCCGGTCAACACGGCAAACAGCCACGTGAAATTTCCGGCGAGCTCTTCTTATTTTAATGTGGACCAGTACATTATTGATCAGCAAACATGGACAAATTATAAATATGACCAAACCGCTTCATTTGATTACTCAAACCATTTTTAGGTACAAAGAAATGTTGGGTCTTTCTTAGGACAAAAACTCCTTTTAACGTTGTTGTCTTGGAAAAAGAACTAGTTGTGAGCGTTTATcactattttattttgaaaatttaattatcttagttttgttttttttttttaatttttgtttgctaATATAAGGATTCAGTATTATAAATttcttatttgtatttttaataggATTATTTAACGTTATTTTACagtcttaattgttttttttatgttcggATGCCTTTGGTATGAATGTATGATATAtgcatatttcattatttctcTCAATCATTAATTGGACCAAAATATAACCTTTGAATTGATCTACTTTTGTGAAAGTGATAAcaatcattttcatttaaaatcccaaaattttctataaaagtTAAAGGGGTAAAAGTGACGCAGCAATTTGTTTAAAGATGTATTAAAGCCCAAAAGCGAAAAGAGTATATTTTCTCATTTGTTAAAGACCTTTAACGATATTCGTTTTTTCCGTGAGCTTACTATATACtgtatcattattttaaaatttacaagaaTATTTCATTCACTTGAAAATAATTTACGAAACAGTTTTAACGTTTATTTGACAATTTATACCAAATTGGGTCCATAGCTACGTGGTAGAGCAATTGAGTGCAGATATAGTTCACCGGTTGGAACCATgttgggttctttttttttttttttaagaaattatacTTAATTCCATAGTTCAAACTGTAAGACCAGAAGTATAAACGAAACTGAAAGGGAAAAAATGGAATAATGGTAATGACTAAAAACTATATCTGCGGAAGCTGTTCTTTACGAGAAGGAGAAGCAAGCGGAGGCGACGAAAGCAGCAGCTGATGCAGCCTTCTATTCAAAACAGAGAGATGCAGAGGGACTTGTCGTCATGGCCAATGCTCAAGGGACTTATCTAAGGACCCTCTTAGACGCAGTTGGAAATGATTACTCTGCCATGAGAGACTTCTTGATGATCAACAATGGCGTTTACCAGGATATCGCCAAGACCAACGCGGTTGCAATCAGAGACTTGCAGCCTAAAATCAGTGTCTGGAACCATGGTGGTGCTGATCAGGGGATGAGTGGTGGTGGTAATGGTAATGGTAATGCTATGAATGATATTGCTGGACTGTACAAGATGTTGCCACCGATTCTTGATACGGTTTATGATCAGACCGGGATGCAGCCACCGGCTTGGATTGGTACACTACGTGGTGCTGAGCCCAAACAATCAATTCCTCCACAACACATGGGTTGAGATCTCAATAGtgctttttaatattttactttaagCATTTGCtggatttttataatttatgctttacaattttaaaagatttgaatGGAGTCTTTTACTAAAGTGATGATGTCTAGGTATTGATTTCTCTAATGATTTCAAGGTGTATGTAAAtagttttttacaaaaatgcTAAAAAGAtccaaattaaatttcatagtCTAAAACgatattcaaaataatatgtttatTCACccaaaatcattttaaaacagATAAAAACTCCATCCAAATCAAACCAATTTAGTTGAATACACCTTATCTTTTCTAAAAACGCCGTAGGAAATATCAATGTAGGTTCTTTCCAAGCCAACTGAAGTATTTAGAGAGGTTGGCCAGTTATCCACTTTTGGAACATCATAAAGCTTTCCTCCGGTTTATACTCTGTCGTGTGTCCTCCTCCCtacaaaattgaaaagaaacaattattattattattattatttttttttttttaaatgtaacgACAAATTAATTTTGACGAGAACTTCAAAAGAAATAAGAGACTTGCTTTGATAGTGGCAAATGTCATATTGTTGGCGTAAGTCCTTGTAAATCCAATAACTTGATTGTTAACAAGCCAAGGTCTCCAATCGTCAGTTATAGAGTAGTTTAGTGATTTAATCCAAGCTTTAGTTCCAAGTAGAGCTGTCAAAATGGGCGGGCTGTCCATGGGCAGACCATGTCCAATTCATTATGGACCGGGCATGGACAAGCCCATAATTGAAACGGACTTATGTGGGTTTGGACAACAAAGCCCACGGACAAAATGGGCGTGGACAACCTGGACATTGGGCGGCCCATTGGACAAACAATTCTAGGTCAAAATTGATTTGGGGAAATCGTAAAACACatttcatttctcattttcttctaaCTTTGTCGGCGATTTTCTCTGGCGATTTCTCCGGCGATACCATCGTCTTCCCTTCAATCTCCGTCGAATTCAGGTACGAAACTAAGAACTTTGTAGTCTTTGAAAGACCCatctgcttctcttcttctctttcgattTTGAGATCTAGGTTTAGCCGTTTAGGTTTAGATTTAggtttcttccttccttctcttcttctctttcgattTTGCGAGATACCCATTTTAGATTTAggtttcttccttccttctcttcttttctttcgaTTTTGCGAGATACCCATTTGAGATTTAGGTTTCTTAAGTGAAATATGTTCGACTTTTTTCTAATTCATGTGTGTGCTCTGTTGTTTtctgcagaagaagagaagtgtgtgcAAGTTAAGCTCATTGGTGGAGAAGGGTGTGCAAGTTAAGCTCATTGGTGGTAGACAAGGTAAGCTCATTGATCCATTCGAAGAAGGCAAAGAAGGACAAGGAGAAGGAGTTTGAAATATGTGTGTCATTGTGTTTGCTTTATTGCTTTTGGATGTTGATCATTGTGTTTGGATGTTTATCATTGTGTTTTGGATGTTTATCATTGTGTTTTGGATGTTTATCATTGTGTTTGGATGTTTATCATTGTGTTTGGATGTTTATCATTGCTTTTGGatccattttttatgttttatgtttatgttctaagctaattattcaattttttctcattttacaaaatctgttATATTTTTGTCCAATGGATACCCATGGAAAGCCCATAAAAAAATGGGCATAAGTGGGCATGGTCGT from the Camelina sativa cultivar DH55 chromosome 12, Cs, whole genome shotgun sequence genome contains:
- the LOC104731746 gene encoding NAC domain-containing protein 86-like, which encodes MQMGSSSLPPGFRFHPTDEELIGYYLSRKVEGLEIELEVIPVIELYKFDPWELPDKSFLPNRDLEWFFFCPKDKKYPNGSRTNRATKAGYWKATGKDRKITCKSSCVIIGYRKTLVFYEGRAPLGERTNWFMHEYRLCDDDLSQKSLNCKGPFVICRVTKKNELKTNSKSLKNKSEQDIGSGYSSLATSPCRDEASQFQSFKPSATTNDSSSIWVSPDFILDSSKDYLQIQEVASEYFPNYNIPVNTANSHVKFPASSSYFNVDQYIIDQQTWTNYKYDQTASFDYSNHF